Below is a genomic region from Salvelinus fontinalis isolate EN_2023a chromosome 2, ASM2944872v1, whole genome shotgun sequence.
gagcagtaaaaatacatgttttgtcatacccatggtatatggtctgatataccacggctgtcagccaatcagcattcagggctcgaaccacccagtttataaatatcATGAATTTATAAGTTTAAAAAATGGTAGTAGCAAATGCAGATCGATCCTTTAAACTAGAGGGAGGACTGCCCCCTACTGGCCTATCAAGAACTCTGTAATACAACTTTCCCAATGAGGTGCTGAGCCTTCTTTAGAATAACATTCTGCAAGGTAAATCCATTACCTTCATTTGAAAGAACATCGTTATTTGTGTTTTTCTACAAGTGCTTGACTAATATACAATAGGTAAAATAATAACCTCACCAATTTTGTTCATACTCATTTTTAATTTCCTGCATTGCACCCCCTTATAACTCAGTTAGCAGCCCCAGTACGCTAGGCGGAGCTAAACATTTTACGTACAAATCAATGTAGAAGAAGACAAACATATTCGAAAGATGTCGGCGACCAGAGAAAAAGATGGTCGACCAGGGAAACCTTCAGGAAAGGAATCTCAACCTTTGATCATAGCCAAAACTCCGGCAGAGGAGCAGCGCCTTAAATTGGAGAGATTGATGAGAAACCCTGTAAGTGTCGGCGGGGTTCTTTGATGATATATTCAAATAGCTCATGTTTATCTCCACAGCCAGcaaggctagctaacgttagcgccAACTGCAGTGAATCTGTTTACATAGATAGTTAGCTAGAACATTGCCTGATTCACAGTCTGAGATTGATGGCATTAATTTGTTTGGAAAAATTCATCtcacaagccagaatgttgaataccATTTTATTTTAACGTAACGTTACTGTGCCATTTGTGTGTGCGGTTTGTCCTTTTGTTGGTAGGAATTTGAGaaaaatatccacaggaaagtacaGTATCAATAAACCAACTCTTCCAAACGCTGGTAATGGTTTATATCACCTGTCAGAAAACATTGCAAACACGTGCATGTATTTACATGCGCAAATGCTTCAGGTGATAAGGCACTTGAATGCACTACCAGCGCTTTGAAAAGGTTTCGTTAGTAGGGGGCGACAGGGAACTAGCGAGGTGACGAAGATGGCGGAAGTGGATGCTGAGTTCGAATTAAGCAGGAAGTCAGTAGTGACAACAGGAGTATCGAAAACGAACGAAAAGGAATTTAAGATTGGAGTGCAGTAAATTATAATGAATTGCTTCTTGTTCGGATGCATATGTGGGAAACCCGTTTGGTTTCGAAAATGGTGACGTATGCACTTGGAAAAGTGGAGTGTCAGAGTGACctgagctgtgttcgaatacccttACTAATTTACTGTATagtacatacttaatgagtatatattattagttcattttagtatactgtaaacgaacggtatcctttcagttgagcatACTAGCGCTTCGCCTGTCTACAGGAAGTTTAttctgttgctatgcaacctcttgctctCTTATcagcataacaaattactagctagACTTCGAGTGTGtatgtaaattcaatctggattGCCAGAGTGTGCTTTGGGCGTTTGTAAATCagggcgttgtcagattgtccgttcataaattcTGAGCGTTTCGCTCCTGGAGTGTGCTCTGGAGGAGTAGAGTTGAtctgagcgttctgacctcaactgcagtcaagcacccaagctaactggctaatgttggctagcttgctagcgactagcttgctagctacacaaatgagagaacatctccctctgaccattttacttgccctagcagagctggttaggcagttttcatgttatccagagcgtttgtGACTATCTGTGCTGCTgacaacaatttaattatgcttttttgccAATGTTTATTGACACCGGGCACATTCAACGAttgtttgtaaattcatcagttattctgcctCTGGcagtcagacgagagtgctctgaaatcgtagTAGATATTCAGAGTGAATTTATGAACAGACCCGAACGACTATACCTCTTAGCTAAGCTATGAATgacgtgaataatcaagtcaataaacgttgggtagttagcaTAAAgtaaatatactggcaagttcgaTGTACTAGGAGCCAACAAATCTGAAAacgtgaagccacgcccatttctgaagaattgcattatgtgCCCTAAAAGCACGGACATGTTGTCCGTTGCTTTtatacttcgtattttggcgAATGTAGGACCACATCCGAGACATTTTGGCATACTAACTCtttccatactatgaccaataagcatactaaaaTTAAGtcacaaatagtatggttagtatgagtTTTCCAACGCAGCTCAGGGGTGGTaatattttgattaatttaatttcTGAAGATCAGAGGAAGATTGCAGTGGGCCTCAAAAGAATCAGGACAACAAAGGAGTCATCTCAGGGGTGACGAAGGATGTTCAGGTTGAATACCTGAAGAGAATTCCTGATGTGGTTGGTGCCCGGAGTCTGACCTGCTGGGTGAATGGAGAAAAAGaaagtctgtctgtcctgtttttTTTTTGATAAAGAGCAAATACCCACGCATGTGAACCTTGGTTATGTAAGATATGACGTAATAGCTTTCATCTCTAAACCACAGCAGTGTAAGAATTGTAAAGGATTTGGCCATGTTTCATGTGTGTGCagatgaacagagtatactgatGAACGGTGTGTAAAAGGATGACGTTGTTGCAATTGTGGTGGGGATCATGATCCTGAGTTCCTGTAGTGCCCTGTAAGAGTGAAGGAAATTGAGGTGGCAAAAGTCAGAGCGGTCAATTGAATCTCCTATGCAGAGGCGATTTAAAAGAATTGAGAAAAGAAGTGATGCTAGTGAAGATATAGTAGTGGATACACCACAGCCTGTAGTAAatgtttgctgccagacaagaGACCCTGTGTGTTAAATTGATTTTGTGTTCATTGCCACAGTTAAACTGTACAGCACAAGTCTTAAAGAAGTCGAGGAAACTGGACATTATTGTGGCTGTGGCAGAAATGTTTTTGGAACTCAAGGGTTTTACATCTGAAGACTTGCAAGGGGTACTGGCGCTGGAAGACCCACCCTCCCAGGTTACCCTTGAGCCTGTATAgggatgtatttattttttaacaaaagttgtttgatttgtttgattttTTAAAAAAAATGGATTTTGTTTCTGGTAGTTCAGTTTTTTGGGGGGAATCCTGTTTCCATCCCGCATAGGTGGCAGGATGCACATTAAATTGTGTGATCGCCAATATACCATAAAAGAAGAAGCGCTTTGAAAAGTTGGTTTAATTATGCTTTCCTGAGGACATTTTATCACCACTTCCTTCCATCAAAAGGACCAACAGAATGGGCAACCATTAAAGTAAGTTTAAATAtaatttattcaacattctggcttgtagagaATTTTAGGGTAACTTAATTCATACTGAATGTCCATGGGGTAACCATGGTAAGTCTGATGTATTAGGCAAGCTAGAACAGTGAGTGACaatactagctagctaattatCGTAAAAATGAATACTCATGTATGTTTGTAGGATAAACCTGCTCCTATCCCAGACCGACCAAAAGAATGGAACCCTCGGGCTCCTCCGGAGTTTGTGCGGGATGTGATGGGTAAGCTTGCAAACTTTAGCTAAATACCTGTGGCGGATTAATTTGTCAATTGTCAGGCAAGGGCATGTGCAAGTTATTTTTTTGCAGCCAAAGAGTCGAGCGAGCTCTGCAAGAATGATGGTTATTTATCTTGCAAGACTCGTTATCTACGCACATACACACTATCACATTATTAGGTAGGCAATGGCATGTTGGCACAGTTCCGGCACTGGAAATCTTACCCCCTACTACGGAGTTGATTTTAATAAAATCACTTCTAGCCCGCTGATGAGATGTGAAATGAATTTCCCCCTCCTCCAGGCTCCAGTGCAGGGGCTGGCAGTGGAGAGTTCCATGTGTACAGACACCTTCGCAGGCGAGAGTATCAGAGACAGGACTTCTTGGACAAGATGACTGAGAAGGTGGGCAGCTGACCTTATCGTTTCTCTTGGGAACCAATTTCTTTTAAACGGTAGGGTTCAGCAAACTCTTTCCTTTTTCTTGCAGCAAAAGATGGATTTGGACTATCTTGACAAGGTGTCAGATAACCAACAGGCAGCTGATGAAAGAACAGCCAAACGCAGGAAGAAAAGGTTGGTACATTAATCAAGGACCCACTAAAAATAAAATCTATAGAGCCTATTGCTTTTATTCTCTGCTGTAAACTTTATACTTGCTGGTTTGTTACATTACACGTTTGTGTATTTCAGGGAAAAGCTGAAGCAGAAGAAGCTTATGGCAAAGAAAGCCAAGCAGGAAGCCAACAACGTTGAAGGTAAATTAAAGAAATAATATTTAAGTGATAGATTTCATTGAAACATGTCCCCTTCAGACTTTAAGTGTGATGAAAGAGCAAGTCCACTACTTGTGTTGCTATGGCCAGTGCAGCAGCTAAATTGTACTCGCATATTACGCTACAGCAGGGTTTTTCTGGATCAGAAAGGGGCTAAGGTGGAGGGTGTGGCAATGGGCGTGGTCAGCAATGGGCGTGGCGTTGTAGAGACATTTTTGTAATTTaagccaatttcctgcaattctacatattctgCCATGAAGCTGAGAGAAGATTTTGCAGTTTTTTAAGCTAATTTCCttttgccatggctaatgctTTATTTTGCTCAAACATGATAAAATCAATATtgctaaattcattgtttttGGAATTTTAAATTCTCCTATCTAGATTTTATTTAGGTGATTGTTGTCAAAGATTATAAAAAAATAGGTAAATTGTCTTAAgtaactatacagtgcattcagaaagtattcagaacccttgactttttctttctattttgctatgttacagcttaattctaaaattgattaaattgttttcccctcatcaatctatcccataaggacaaagcaaaaactgatttatcacatttacataagtattcagaccctttatttagtactttgttgaagcacctttggcagcgactataGCCTTGTGACttcttagcacacctgtatttgtggagtttctcccattcttctctgcagatcttctcaagctctgtcaggttggatagggagtgtcgttccacagctattttcaggtctctccagagatgttcgatcgggttcaagtccggtctctggctgggccactcaaggtcactcctgcattgtcttggctgtatgctttgggtcgttgtcttgttggaaggtgaaccttcacctcagtctgagatactgagcgctctggagcaggttttcatcggaGCTCTTTGTActtcgctccgttcatctttccctcaatcctgactagtctcccagtccctgtcgctgaaaagcatccccacagcatgatgctgccaccaccgtgcttcaccgcagggatggttccaggtttcctccagatgtggcattcaggccaaagaattcaatcttggtttcatcagaccagagaaccttgtttttcatggtcagagtcctttagggaCAATTTGGCAAGCTCCAAGCGGgttgtcgtgtgccttttactgaagagtggcttccgtctggccactctaccataaaggcctgattggtggtgtgcttcagagatgggagaaccttccaaaaggacaaccatttccacagaggaactctgtcagtgaccatcgggttctcggTCACCTTCCTGACTAAGGCTCTTCTCACCCTATTGCTcaatttggctgggcggccagctctaggaagagtcttggtggttccaagcttcttccatttaagaatgatggaggccactgtgttcttagggacccttcaatgctgcagacattttttggtacccttccccagatctgtgcctcgacacaatcctgtctcggagctctacggacaattcctttgacctcatggcttggttttgctctgacacacactgtcaactgtgggagcttgtatagacaggtgtgtttctttccaaattaattgaatttaccacaggtggactccgagttgtagaaacatcttcaaggatgatcaatggaaacaggatgcacctgagctcaattttgagtctcctagcaaagggtttgaatacttatgtattcggcaggtagcctagtggttagagcgttgggccagtaaccaaaaggttgtaaGAATAagaactaacttgcctagttaaatcaaggtttaaaaaaaaaaaaaaaaaaaggtatttctgttttctgtttgcaaacatttctaaaaacctgtttttgctttgtcattatgagatattgtgtatagattgcttGAGGACATTTGTGACTGACTGGCTCAGTGACTGACTGGCTCAAAActtgaaatagttttttttttacattggataaaagcagagactcagagctacaaaatgttatatcatacactacagttgaggaacaatgggaaagtaattttgcttttgagaaaatggaatttgaatgttttggtactactattggagagcccttTGTGTACCTCCATTCTGTaccgttcacaccctcttaagctttagccccacccttcTCTTTAAGGTTTGATCCTAATGtactaacagcagtcaagcacccaagctaacttgctagctgtTTCCAGACATTTTAAGTgcgagagaacagctcactgaacattactcgacctagcagagctggtaaggctgttatgttatccagagtgttggtgactgcaactgtgttgTCAGATCgcaaattcagagcgtttcacgTTGAGTGTACACTGGATGAGCTAACTgactaacattggctagcttgctagctatttCCAGACACATAATAAGAACACCCcattctgaccattttactcacgctagcagagctggttaggctattttgatgttatccagagcgttgctgactaactgtgctgctggcaacaatttaattacacttttttgccaacgtttactgacactggccacatttaacgggtgttgagcgttcgtaaatcaTCAGTTAATCTACGCTCTCTGGCACACTGAGACGAGAGTGCTTTGAAATCGGAGTGGATGGCCAACATGAATCTGCATGTAACTAACCAACCAGGTTTAATGTAAGCTAGATAACATTAGGCTATAGGTAGCCAAGCAAATagctgagatacgaataataatgTCATACACAtttggctaaagttagctagttaaacaatgaACAATCACAATTCATGACTTTATTATTCTGCCTGAATCTGCAGGTGataaacttcttacggctgaaatcccgttaacgggatcgatttgacaacagccagtggaagtgcagggcgccaaattcaaacaacagaaatctcacaattaaaattcctcaaacatacaagcattatacaccattttaaagataaacttgttgttaatcccaccacagtgaccaatttcaaaaaggctttacgacgaaagcacactatctgattatgttaggtcagcgcctagtcacagaaaaacacagccatttccagccaaagaggggagtcacaaaaagcagaaatagagaaaattaatcattaacctttgatcttcatcagatggcactcataggacttcatgttacacaatacatgtatgttttgttcgataaagttcatatttatatcccaaaatctcagtttacattggcgcgttatgttcagtagtgctttgcctccaaaacatccggtgattttgcagagagccacatcaatttacaggaatactcatcataaatgttaatgaaaatacaagtgttatgcatggaattaaagatatacttctccttaatgcaaacgctgtgtcagatttcaaaaagctttatggcaaaagcacaccatgcaataatctgagtacagcgctcaggcaccaaaacaagccatacagagacaggccatgttgtggagtcaacaaaagtcaaaaatggcattataaatattcacttacctttgatgatcttcatcggaattcactcccaggaatcccagttccacaataaatgttcgttttgttcgataaagttcatctttatgtcctaATACCTAattttttgttagcgcgttttgtTCACCAATCAAAATTCACAAGGTGCGGGCAagtccagacaaagtcaaaacagttcgattacagttcgtagaaacatgtcaaacgatgtatagaatcaatctttaggatgtttttatcataaatcttcaataatgtttcaactggacaattcctttgtctttagaaatgaaaaggaacagagCTCACTCTCACGGCCAAGTGCCTGATTTAGCTCATGGCATTCCGCCAGAcctcttagtcaaacagctcttattcgctcccccttcacagtagaagcctgaaacaaggttctaaagactgttgacatctagtggaagccgtaggaagtgcaatcggaccaaatgtacactatcttggataggcaaaaacttgaaaacctacaaacctcagatttcccacttcctggttggattttttctcaggttattgcctgccatatgagttctgttatactcacacacatcattcaaacagttttagaaactacagagttttctatccaaatctactaataatatgcatatcttagcttctgggcctgagtagcaggcattttactctgggcacgcttttcatccgaacgtggaAATAgcgccccccagccataagaagttaaccaaccaggttcaatgttagctagccaaGCAACATTAGGCTTgccaagcaaatggctctttCTGTCAATTTTAAacttgtaatatctgaaaatgtagctagctagactatcttacacaTATACATCATTCATGGTTGGATGCATCTCctgtcggatgccatggttgcccgtagtttgaagatgtaatccggagacaggtgttctcaatttccttagctatcatactcgaattgCACATATTTTTtaaaactcagtcctccagaaagtggagagcaacacttatgtagTTTTAGTACACCATTTTTTTAAAAGCCgcattagacaggattacctagacatactgaccagctcaaatagacagaagcatgctatatggcagaccaatccaaactcatctctcggcatgtccagcccactcattatctcagccaatcatggctaacgggaaggttgctgactttctgtggctaaaccaactaggctcgtaatttaacaaatgccttctcgaacatgtgaacattCATGTGCCTTTACAACAAACttttatgccatctgtaaatacgaataaaagaCAGCAACCTTCGTCTTGTGCCGAAATGCGCATATGCAGGCCGTCATCAAAAGGGACTGCTTTCAATAGTTGTTTTTGACGGGGAGGAAAgcatgtcagtttgtcactttttCATGatgttggagtaataacatgttcaaatacttaagacattggcttgaatctaggttgtgccttttaGATTGAGAAAATTAATAACTAAGGAAGATTttttttcacttctctcattgacttctcaaaccccaaatCCAGACCTGGTCTGCTTTGCAAGCGTTCCTGGAAGTCTTGCAATGTTGCGTCTCTAGGTTTAG
It encodes:
- the LOC129818638 gene encoding PRKR-interacting protein 1 homolog, with protein sequence MSATREKDGRPGKPSGKESQPLIIAKTPAEEQRLKLERLMRNPDKPAPIPDRPKEWNPRAPPEFVRDVMGSSAGAGSGEFHVYRHLRRREYQRQDFLDKMTEKQKMDLDYLDKVSDNQQAADERTAKRRKKREKLKQKKLMAKKAKQEANNVEDSEKSSSSGEEDDQEREAEDDAEAPSFVMGKR